The following proteins are co-located in the Conyzicola lurida genome:
- a CDS encoding glycosyltransferase — translation MTTQQIEVSIVVPTYNEADNVAELVARIEAAVEGLAAEIIVVDDSSDETPAAVRREAARSPLPIRLIHRDVATGGLSGAVVAGLEASRGRWSVVMDGDLQHPPELIPVLVASGESENADVVVASRHIAGGADAGLSGALRHLVSTGATVLTRAMFPIKLRDCTDPMTGFFAVRRSSVDLSTLRPHGFKILLEILARTPLTVVEEPFVFAERHAGESKADLRQGFTFLAQIAALRFGRLSGFAAIGAVGAVANLGIMAALQAFGVWYLAAAIVAAVVTILGNFVLLERFVFHDLRDGAHSVWKRFAQSVAFNGTETAVRTGVLFLIVESTSVPGILAQALLIAVGFVIRFVYHSRVVYKPDRTTSPAPSASRVDGTLTATD, via the coding sequence ATGACGACACAGCAGATCGAAGTCTCGATCGTGGTGCCGACCTATAACGAGGCCGACAACGTCGCCGAGCTCGTGGCGCGCATCGAAGCCGCCGTCGAGGGGCTCGCCGCCGAGATCATCGTCGTCGACGACTCCAGCGACGAGACTCCCGCTGCCGTGCGGCGCGAAGCGGCGAGGTCTCCGTTGCCCATCCGCCTGATCCATCGGGATGTCGCGACCGGCGGCCTCTCGGGAGCGGTCGTCGCGGGGCTCGAAGCCAGCCGCGGACGCTGGAGCGTCGTGATGGACGGCGACCTGCAGCACCCGCCCGAGCTCATCCCGGTTCTCGTCGCCTCGGGCGAGTCGGAGAACGCCGACGTCGTCGTCGCCTCCCGCCACATCGCCGGCGGCGCGGACGCGGGGCTCTCCGGCGCGTTGCGCCACCTCGTCTCCACCGGCGCCACCGTGCTCACGCGGGCGATGTTCCCGATCAAGCTGCGCGACTGCACGGACCCGATGACCGGTTTCTTCGCGGTGCGCCGCTCGTCGGTGGACCTCTCCACGCTTCGCCCGCACGGCTTCAAGATCCTGCTCGAAATCCTGGCCCGCACCCCGCTCACCGTGGTGGAGGAGCCGTTCGTCTTCGCCGAGCGCCACGCGGGGGAGTCGAAGGCCGACCTGCGCCAGGGATTCACGTTCCTCGCCCAGATCGCGGCCCTCCGCTTCGGCAGGCTCTCCGGCTTCGCCGCGATCGGCGCCGTCGGAGCCGTCGCCAACCTCGGCATCATGGCCGCGCTGCAGGCATTCGGTGTCTGGTACCTCGCGGCCGCGATCGTCGCCGCGGTGGTCACGATCCTCGGCAACTTCGTGCTGCTCGAGCGGTTCGTGTTCCACGACCTGCGCGACGGCGCCCACTCCGTGTGGAAGAGGTTCGCGCAGTCCGTGGCGTTCAACGGCACGGAGACCGCGGTGCGCACGGGGGTGCTGTTCCTGATCGTCGAGTCGACCTCGGTGCCGGGCATCCTCGCGCAGGCGCTGCTCATCGCGGTCGGGTTCGTGATCCGCTTCGTCTACCACTCGCGCGTCGTCTACAAGCCCGACCGCACCACGTCGCCCGCCCCCTCGGCGAGCCGCGTCGACGGAACCCTGACCGCCACCGACTAG